Proteins encoded together in one Desulfosporosinus meridiei DSM 13257 window:
- a CDS encoding DUF1836 domain-containing protein — MNVKHLQAIRNVLNDLEPKQKALPYLELDSMMLAQVVEVAKRVSQNDINPTHVQNWVRRKYLPNPLKRKYSREQVANILLINDLRDILSLEEVSQLLGYVNQSLLDTSDDRINPTKLYRYYSETFDCTQMDWEKSLQELEKEVQQTLAEDEMQDEDREKVETTLVILNLLARANLYKQIAKRWLNSLET; from the coding sequence ATGAATGTAAAGCATTTGCAAGCAATTCGAAATGTGTTGAATGATTTAGAACCGAAACAAAAGGCTCTGCCCTATTTAGAATTAGATTCAATGATGTTGGCGCAAGTTGTTGAAGTGGCTAAGCGAGTTAGCCAAAATGATATTAATCCTACTCATGTACAAAATTGGGTTAGACGCAAATATCTTCCTAATCCCTTGAAAAGAAAGTATAGCCGGGAACAGGTTGCGAACATTCTGCTCATTAATGATTTGCGAGATATTTTATCCCTTGAAGAAGTCTCTCAATTACTTGGTTATGTTAATCAAAGCCTTTTAGATACCTCGGATGACAGAATTAATCCTACTAAACTTTACCGGTATTATAGCGAAACTTTTGACTGTACCCAGATGGACTGGGAGAAATCCCTTCAAGAATTAGAGAAAGAAGTCCAGCAAACACTGGCGGAAGATGAAATGCAGGACGAGGACCGAGAAAAGGTTGAGACAACGCTGGTTATTCTAAATCTATTGGCGAGAGCCAATTTATATAAACAAATTGCTAAGCGATGGTTGAATAGTTTAGAAACTTAG
- a CDS encoding radical SAM protein: MFYEGKIFRPPSEAKSVILQISVGCKHNACTFCTMYKDKSFRIRSRAEIKEILSVAQAEEPDAERVFLADGDAIALNTDLLTEILDQLYQRFPHLKRVGIYGGPKDILAKSSEELAALKAHGLNIVYLGVESGNEDILRSVCKGVTTNQMIAAGQKVKASGLTLSCTVITGLGGKALSHEHAIDTAHVISQIDPQYLAALTLMIDGDAPLAKAIKDGSFQLLSPFESLKELRTMLGNLKVSNCIFRSNHASNYLSLRATLPDDRDELLQILDSTINNQTIESLRPEYWRGF, from the coding sequence ATGTTTTATGAAGGTAAAATTTTTCGTCCTCCAAGTGAGGCGAAAAGCGTTATTTTACAGATCTCTGTTGGGTGTAAACATAACGCTTGCACATTTTGCACAATGTATAAGGACAAATCTTTTAGGATTAGATCACGAGCTGAAATCAAAGAAATTCTTAGCGTTGCCCAGGCTGAGGAACCAGATGCAGAACGAGTTTTTTTGGCAGATGGAGATGCAATTGCCCTTAATACTGACCTGCTGACTGAAATTCTTGATCAACTCTATCAAAGGTTCCCTCATTTAAAGCGAGTAGGAATTTATGGCGGCCCTAAAGACATTCTCGCCAAGAGCTCAGAAGAATTAGCAGCCCTAAAGGCCCATGGCCTTAATATCGTTTATTTAGGTGTAGAAAGCGGTAATGAAGATATCCTGAGGTCTGTTTGTAAGGGTGTCACCACTAACCAAATGATCGCTGCGGGGCAAAAGGTTAAAGCAAGCGGTTTAACACTATCCTGCACAGTTATTACCGGTCTGGGAGGAAAGGCTCTTTCCCATGAACATGCCATTGATACCGCACATGTTATCAGCCAAATAGACCCTCAATATTTAGCTGCTCTTACGTTAATGATAGACGGAGATGCACCTCTTGCCAAGGCTATAAAAGATGGTTCCTTCCAACTTCTCAGTCCTTTTGAATCATTAAAGGAACTTAGAACTATGCTTGGGAATCTAAAAGTATCAAACTGTATCTTTCGGAGTAATCACGCCTCGAACTATCTGTCGCTTCGAGCTACGCTTCCTGATGACAGAGATGAATTGTTACAGATTTTAGATAGTACTATTAATAATCAGACTATAGAGAGCCTTCGTCCTGAATACTGGAGAGGGTTCTAA